ggaatcattttcttaaatttattatcaGCGATGTCAGACAAACATcagctgtagtggaattttcttccaaacgctgcatgatccatcatcttaaattcagcagttattaaagaatgatctgacaaaataggattttggggaaaaactattaaatgttcaatttcgatgccataggtcagaacaagatcaagggtgtgactgaaaaagtgggtgggtttattaacattttgagtgaaaccaattgaatctaatattgaattaaatgcagtgctgagactattattttcaacattacattaattgttaaaatctcccactataatgactttatctgagctaagcactaaatcagacaggaagtctggaaattcagttaaaaactctgagtaagggacaggtggacggtccacaatgacaagtagaactggtttttgtgttttccagtttggatgtgagaggctcagagtgatgCTCTCAtatgagttataactgttctgaggaggaaagtttaataataagtttgagtggaagattgcagctactcctccaccttgacctgtgcttcaaggaacatgacaatttttatgactgaggggggttgattcattcagactgacatattcatcctgctgcagccaggtttcagtaagacagagaaagtgaatttggtgatcagttatcaaatcaaatcacagTCTTTGGGAAATAATCAATCTGGTCTCAGATCCCATCGCAGTACGGAATCAGTCTTACTAAGAGTGCACAATGACATCGTGCTCACAGTTGACTCTAAAAGTCCAGTATTGCTCTTAGACCTAACCCCTGATTTGATACAGAGGATCATACCATCTTTATCCTCTGGACTCTGTGGGGACCAGGGACACTACCCTTGATTGGTTTAGATCTAATTTAGCAAATAGGAGTTTGTCAGTGACAGTTGCAACTGCCACAAGGAACTATTCTTAGCCTTATTCTTTTTTCACTGTATCTATATCACCCTGGGatcaatctttaaaaaaatctctcttttcattgttatgcagatgatttGCAAATCTAAAGGCAGGTGTCCTTAAATATAAATAAGTCCAATCGTTGTGTGATTGACTTGGTGGTCTCCAACTTTGGCTTTCACAAAACCTTCTCTTTCtaagttaaaataaaactgaatgcaTCTGAATGCATCATGACCCATGATAACTCTGGCACTCCTGACCCCAAACCTGGGACCATGacccttttttttaaaaccagcaTTAAAGAATTTCTGAATTATTTTAGGTAAAGTCTTAAAATTTGATAAAGAAATTAAGGCTGCTGTTAAAACAGGCTTTTGCAAATTCATTTGTTAACTaaaccttttttcttcttttctagaCCTTGATAGAGctatttatgcttttattgcACCCAGGCTCAATTATTGCAACGTTTTATATGTAGGATTTAGCCAAGAGAGACTATTCACATCATCTGGCATATCatccttttttgtattttcattatgtCTTACTTTATTCTGCTGTTTCTACCATTAATGATatatattttgagtgtaaagcactttggtcaaagTAGGTTGTTAAAGTGCCCCGATCCACTTTCAAAACATCACACGACAGCTGATCTAAATTCCTCAGAGGTTTTATTGATCTCAGAAAAACTTCATTCAAGAAAATTGACAGtgaataaatatacattttgataACCATACCCTTTGATAaattcctcccacagtcaaaaacatgtatgtcagggtgattggtgactctaacttgcccataggagtgagtgtgagtgtgtgaggttgtttgtctctatgtggccctgagacggactggtgacctgtccagggtggacccctgcctatcacccaaagagagctgggataggctccagcagatccctgtgaccctggctttcaggaaaaagcggaTATAGAAAACGGGTGGATACCCTTTGATAAAACTCATGCATTGAATCAGGGTTGGGGTGTGCAGCCCACAGTGTTACATGTAATTTATATGtttaataaaagattttttttaataagtaaTGAATCAAACTCAGAGCATTTACTTGACATAAAGATAAGTTTggacattttaaaattcaaacaaattaCCGCATCAGTTTTTATGCACAAATTTCCAAAGAGTTGTGCTCTGAAGGCAGTTTAATCAGCACAGATGCTATTGCTGGTTTGACAGGAGCCAAGACAACAGCACCAGGCAGAAGGCAGAGAGGAGACTGGTCCTGTAGCTGACTCCACttgatgctgaaaatgaaaagaacatgaaacaacattttagtTCAACAAAAGATTGTGcagatttttaatttgttttgattaaGCAGCTCTCAGTATCACTTACTTGCGTCAGTCACAGAGATGGAGGAGGTTTCAATGTCAAAGCCGTTAACAGTTGAAGCTGCGTTGCGCAAAGCCTGGGTAATCTGATCGTTAGTAGGAGGAGAGCTGGCTAAAAATTCAGAGTCGAGGACATTGATGACTGATCCATTTCTGCAGAGGAGACAAAGGAGCAACAATTATAATTTAAAGTATCAGGACTATGCCATTATTTTCAAACTGCAAAAGAATAATTAAGAAATTACCTGAATTCCACCGCCTTCACTGAGTAGAAGGAAGAGCTGAATTTATTTCTGAACTCGGGTTcaagctgcagaaacaaaaaacacatgataTTCAAACACTTGTTCCCTTTTTCTGTTGTAGctggtttggttttatttgtcctgacctgtttctcttcacatctCAGTCTTCACTCAACATTGGAAATTTGGATAAATGatcattttatataaaacatgtaGACTGTACAGTATGACTACTTCTTCATGTGCAGTTTGTATTTTCTCTGATTTCTGAAATTTCTGCAGAACAAAACTAAATGAGGCTGCACATTAATAAATAGTTTGATATGACAGATCAGATATTTATTAACAGTAAAATGAAGATTCTCTGAAAATATTTCTGGGCAGTTTTAAAATTCTAGTTTAGGAATTCACACAGAGAATATCAccaaaatataatttcattgatgtgatttatttttcctAGTACATAATTGTAatgacccctgcctttcacccgagagaagctgggataggctccagctgatccccgtgaccctggctttcaggaaagagcgggtatagaaaatggatggatggataattgtAATGTCTACAGTATAATATAACATGAATAAGTTAATTTAAGAAGTGTTAATACTCATCTTCCAGTGGTTCTTCCAAATATTATTGTTACACAATGAGCAACAGCAATGTCTACTCTGATCAGTTTAAATCAATTGATTAAAGAAACTAACCTGTACATAACTGATTGAATCTCATATTTCAGTCTCTTTTATAGAGTCATCTAACAGATGACAAtataacaatacaataatatgTACCCACAGGTTTTATTCTGAAGGTGACACTTACCTGTGCTTTCAACACTGATGCTCGGTCTTTAAATCCTGGAGAGGAGGAATCTGCCAGGTCACTTGTGAACGTTTGTTTAACTGATCGGAAAGTTATTCGCTTTATTGTGAGTGCTGGAGTTGTAGTAGCAGATGCTGTCACTGTTGTAGGTGAAGAAGTTGTTGGTGTAGTAGTTGCAGATACAGCTGTTGTGGTTGACGTggtggcggctggggcagccGTGGTGGTGGCGGCGGCAGGGGCAGCCGtggtggcggcaggggcagccgtggtggcggcaggggcagccgtggtggcggcaggggcagccgtggtggcggcaggggcagccGTGGTGGCGGCAGGTGCAGCCGtggtggcggcaggggcagccGTGGTGGCGGCAGGTGCAGCCGtggtggcggcaggggcagccGTGGTGGCGGCAGGTGCAGCCGTGGTGGCGGCAGGTGCAGCCGtggtggcggcaggggcagccgtggtggcggcaggggcagccgtggtggcggcaggggcagccGTGGTGGCGGCAGGTGCAGCCGTTGTGGCGgcttgtgctgctgctgtggttgctgttacTGTAGGAACCaaagaaaatagaataaaaatgttttaggttttgcatatttttaatatCTTATACTATCATGTACCAAAATGGCCTGTTTCTACTTGCCATCTATTCAATGTGTAAGAGCTATCACAGCCTCATGGTGTAATCTGCTAGTTCTTTCAACTTCACCTATGGACTATCTGCTTAGTGTTCTCTAGGTTAGCACATGAGCAAAGTGTCACTAGTCTTAGtgagaataaaatatttcttgtcTGGTGGCCCCAGTTTTTTCATAAGATACCCCAGTGTTTATGTCCTGATCAGTTCATTTTTATCACAAGAAATACAGTTTCCAAAAAGGAGAGGGCAGCTGGATCCCATTTTCTTTTCAACGATGAATATGTCCTGTGTCACTTTACTTGGAAACTCAAACTTTTCATTCATCCGTAGATTTTCTTCATCTGCTCACTCTTTCCCAATTAGTATCACCCCATGGATATTTAATGGgtctttcttcctccctctcaccTGCACACATTTGTATGTAGCATCACAGTATCAGACAGTATTGGGTCTGTGCCTTTTTGGTGTATAGCCAAACCTTATACAGTTTGATAATTGCTTGTTACTGTAATATTATCTGAAGCCAAGTTCTGCCACCAAAGTATTGCACTTACCTTTATGACATTACTGTTCTATTGGTGTTATTAATCTACTTGTAATATAATTGTGCCTAAATTGAAACACCAGTAAGTTGAGTGGATTCATTTAAATACTACATacaatatgaaaatgtcaaataacaGTTGGCTTAAGATCACTCACCTGTTAGAAACAGCAACATCATTATCAATCTGACACCCATGTTGTCTTCCTCTGAATCtataaaatcaaacaataaaaagcagtatgtcaaaaacatttataaattcATTACTTTCTCTATGTTCGTGAGTATATGTTGTATTGAGCCATTTAAGGAGTTCAAATAGCAGTGCTGATCAcaactgtctttttgttttcttgacaAGTAAATTAAGTAAATCCCATTCTTGTTTTGAGTGTCCTGGAGTCTGGGAGCAAATAAGGATTTGGTATCAGAAGTTCAAAATGTGAGGAGCTGTAACTCAAGTCTACAGTTGACAGACAACCTGCTTTACCAGATGAGCCACAACCATTTATTTTCTGGTCCtcaaattaatatatatttgaTATTGCATGGGGGtgtaaaattattaaaacaatTTGAGAACCAATCATAGTTAATAGTTAGTGCAGATAGAGTAATgtgaaatgtagaaatattgtatgactgtaaatataccctacatctgctgtgaaactggaagcagaaaaatgttttttgagcTTTAAATTTGGAGGAAAACGAAAGTAACCAGCAAGATTTCATAACATACAAAAAACCTCCATCATGTCCTGAATTTTGAGTTTCATCTTATTTTAGTCATTTGACAGTAATTATGTAATGACAGGATTTCTgttgaaatagaaataaatgtacattttacaaatttagCATATAgtttaatgatgaaaatgtgTTATAATAAATATCTATACAAACAgtgtataaaaatacaatattgtaTATAAGGACTTATGGATGTACTTACCGTAAATAAGAAGATATGCGATAAGTTCAGAATTCACCTTGTTAAATGTTTCAATCTGACATCTGCTCAAACATTCACCTTCTGTCACAGTCTGCACCTGTAAAGGTCTTTATATACCGAATTAAAACAAGGCTAATGACGTGATTAAGAAGTGATCAAAACCAATCTGCAGTATAATTTACCAGATTCTTGGCACAGCAGCATGGTCTACACCCTTTAGGTACATTCCACCTTTTGTGATTGTTTTAGGATGTTCTGCCAATATGACACTAAgttatgacaaaaataaaaaccaaccTGGCAACTAAATGTGGTGATGTGACGTGAGGAGCATTGTGTCAAAATGCAGGAAAACATGATATGCTTACTGAACTACTAATTCAGATATACTGAGTGAATACTGTAGGCCATATCTGGATTGTTCTGagtaaaaatgtacatatgtGAAACAATATACAGTTAAAGGCCACAACAGTAATGTTTATATGGACATACAGTGTTAAGCCCCTCTTACCCCCAAGTTTACAGTCATCGTTTATCCCTGGGGTCATTTTGACTGCACCAGTTATGTTTCAGGGTCTTTATGTTATTTGTTGACCTCCTAATTAgtcctttaaataaaacataacccccacaccacaaacacacaggcacacgcatacacacacacacacacatatatctaGAATAACTTATAACTGTGGAAAAATATAtacatcacaataaaatcaaatacacatactgtaagtttccctttatttaccaagtaaattcttagtaattagggcACTGTAAAAGGAAGTGTTACcgtacatgttttatttataacacacaaaatgtatttctgttgtCACAGTTAGTGACTTGTATAATGTTGGGTGTGTGACCCAGGGAAATCAAACTGTCCTAACTTGAACAACAGGGTAGACTCAGTACTGCTAATGTCAGGTCACTGCTCAACATtaccctcctctgtctctctggaaCAACAACAGTTCAACAACACCTTTTCAACCAACATGAACTCTGTGCTACTTCAGAGTTGATTGAACTCATGAACATTTTAAGAAGCAGTTTGCTTTTCCACAGGCTACAGGGCCATCACAGAGACACGTCATTATGTCACTGTATACGTCTGAATAAGCCTCTGCTTTCCTAGCAACGCTAATATAGAGCACAATAAGAACTACGGCatatttcagtgtcttttttgtAGGTTGCTCCTGGCTTCGTGAGCCTGTTACCCAAACATGGTCACAGTCGGTGTTGTTGGTCACGATAATCCCGCCCAGCTCTTGATGTAAGCAGTTCTTATTTCTAGACCAGTAGAGTTGGTGCCAAGTTAGGCCCAGTTCTTTGGCTGTTTGAATCACAAAATTAGGCACTGGCTCTTTCACAGCCCTAGAACTGAATTTGTCACTTTCACTGCCAGTGAATTGTGGCAAAACCTCAGTgggagaaaatgttttctcatggttcattttcagttgagaggcagcatggagagaaagCTAACAGTGTCAAAAATGGCTTAGAAGGCAGCTCTGTAGGCTTTTATATGTTTGTCCTTCCCCTGAACAATGTCCTCCCCTGTCCTCGTGGAATGATATTGTCCTGGTCCCCATGTTGAAGAAAATATCACAGTTTTTTTGGGTTATCCCCATTACATAGATTAAGGCCCTAAAGCAGtacatttttgtgtctgaatAGAATATGATGTCAGGCACAAACTGCACTGTTGAATGTGTCAAGAGTTTGACTGGAGAATTTTGAATTTACTGGCTATAAAGTTATTAAGATGTTTTAGGGTAAACATTATTGTTGTGGTAGCCTTTCATACAGTAACTGTGTATTAAAATGTTCTTCATGGTTGTTATGGAAAATGAACTCTGACATTGGTGATGGTGTTAAACTAAGAACAAGGTGACCTACAGActgactttatttaaataaaagaatCGCTGAGCAGAAGTAAACTACAGACCAGTGCTAGTCTTTGACCTGTTGTGAAGTCCTTTAATAACTGTCGCATTTTAGGAATAGTCCTGGCTTCCCTCAAACAGGATGTTGTCATTCCCTTACTGAAATAACCTCTCTTTGACCCCTAAGTGTTAGCTAACTACAGATCTCTCATGTGCCTTTTCTTTCAAAGGTGCTGGAGAATATTGTTCTGgagcaaataaaagcaaaaacaattcaattcaattcaactttatttgtatggcgccaatacaaatcatctcaaggcactttacaaaaacaaagaacccaacaaatcccttatgagaagcacttggtgactgtggagaagaaaaactccctttaacagaaaacctccagcagaaccgggctcagtttgggcggccacctgcctcgactggttggggtgagtggatagaggagagagaaaagagcagcaacaataaacaacaaatagacactgcaggttggtggggccagtaactgcacatcaacaatatacagctccaggaccagggacacctgcagaaggtacagagagagagagagagagagaacacaaggtcagtgacattcaatggtgcaATATACATGTGagtggggaggagaggaagagaagggaagggaagggagggagggttagggtaggggagctcagtgcaccgatagTCCTTTGGCAGTCTAGAcctgtagcagcataactaagggatggttcagggttacctgaagccagccctaactacacgctttgtcaaagaggaaggttttaagtctggCCTTAAAAGAACAAAGAgtttctgcctcctgaacccagactgggagctggttccacaggagaggagcttgatagctaaaggctctgcctcccattcttcttttggaaactctgggaaccacaagtagaccagctctattgggataatatggtactttaaggtatgaaggagcttgatcatgaagggatttgtatgtgagaagaaggattttaaattctattctgtattttccaGGGAGTCAATGAAGAAAAGCTTATATTGGAGAAATATGATcacttgctagttcctgtcaggactctggctgcagcattctggattaactgcaGCATTCCTGTTTaggtggtctgatagctgcttagcaacagctttttcaaggattttagaaataaatggtaggttggatgttggtctataattaaccaagactcctggatcaagactaggctttttgagtaagggtttgattactgcagtcttaaaggcctgtggtacgtagcctgatactagagataaatttaccaagtctaataaagatgagttaattaatggcagggtgtctttaagcagtctagtcgggatggggtctaagaaaaacgttgatgatttagatcaGTGATTCTTAACCATGGGCCAGACCGCGAGCGCCAAACAGTGGGCCGCAAAAAACTTTCAGCTCTGCACCAGTGGTCCGCAAGGGCCGCGGGACTACAGTTGTCAACCAGTTGTTTAACACGCTTcaataagcagcagcagaagatgtCAGTTCCAAACTTTTGGCTGAAGATATGGAGaagtttttaaaactaaaaaaatgaacCGACTCGAGCTACAGCTGAGGAATGTTTCCGCTGCATGGATAACTACTTCAGTGAGAGTGGCCTGGACTGGCAGAACTGTGTTGGAGTGTGCAGTGACAGTGCAGCGTCAATGACTGGCAGGCAGCGCGGCGTCATCAGGCAGATACTTGATCGTGCGCCAGAAGCTAAATGGACCCACTGTTTTCTCCACCGTGAAAGCCTTGCAGCAAAAAGAAATGTCACCGGAGTTCCACGAGGTGATGGATGTAAGTGTGAAAACCATCAAcctcattaaaaataatgctgTGAACTCCAGATGTTTTGCTAAACTTTGTGAGGGCATGGAAGAAGATCATGTCCAGCTGCTCTATCACAGTGAGGTGAGATGGCCCTCAAGAGGACTTGTCCTCAAGCGATTGTTTGAGCTGAGGAATgaggttttctcttttctcactgaGAGAAAATCTCCTCTTGCACATTACTATACCAACACCAAGTTCACAGCTAAACTTGCCTAcctctgtgacatttttttctctgctgaacCAGCTGAACATCTCACTTCAAGGGAGAAATAgcaacatattttttgttgCAGACAAAGTTCAAGCTTTCAAGAGGAAACTTGCTTCGTGGACTAAGAGGGCCCAGGAAGAGAGAATGGACATGCTTCCACATTTGTCTGGCATTTTGGAAAACTCCCCTCAGGTGAAGGTCAGTCATTCAGTCTGTCAGCACCTCTCACAACTGGCAGAGAAATTTAAGACTAAAGCTCGCAACAGACTCAGAGCATCACTGGAGGCTACCCTGAGAGTGAGCCTTTCCCCCATTCCACCCAGACTGGATCTGTTCATGTCTGAGAGGCAGGCCCAAGTGTCTCATGAAGAGGCGAATATAAATTGGGAGTTTtagcatgttaaaaaaatgacacagtcattgttgtgactgttatTATTCATTTGTCACAGATTTAGAGAGTAACTTCTAGTTCTGCCATGCAAAAATTAAGACCGCTAAATTGTCAAATTCATCAGCAGGTTATAAGGCAATATTTAAtttgcactttatttaaatttcatttacagtttatttatttaatttaaagcttttattttaaatgaatttattttattaccacAGAATTTTAGTTATcagaatttctcttcagttttttgagagtatctaaatatttttggaaTTCTGATTTATGTGTTAAGCGTGACTTGAGCCTTTATATTTGTTCTTGTAGCAACTTGATTTGTTATAATTGCTAGCCTGTTCAGTGCTGTTGTATTGTGTTACATACACgatagaaaataaatgtctttgagGTGATCACAGTGTATCATATCATTTATTTCACAAGGTTTTAGCTTGTTAAACCTTAAGTAGACTTGCTTTTGTTATTAAATACTAATCAAACCAAGAGTCAGATCaattgaaattaaagtgttaatATTTGAATGGGACCCCGAGCCACTTTGTACTGGGAAAATTGGGCCCCGGGGTCAAAATGGTTAAGAACCcctgatttagatgaagcaactactgatgtaaattcagtgagatctatgggagagaagcattttaaacataataggtcttacagatgattcaagagctactgtagtagaagattcatttatagcagctataggaagcatctgctgaattttatctctaatagttgtgattttatttgtaaagaaactcataaagtcatcactgctgagagctaagggaacactgggcttaacagagctgtgactttttgtcagcctggctacagtgctgaaaagaaacctgggattgatcttattttcctctattagtgataaATAGTATGCAgctctggct
The window above is part of the Mastacembelus armatus chromosome 18, fMasArm1.2, whole genome shotgun sequence genome. Proteins encoded here:
- the LOC113138499 gene encoding nuclear pore complex protein Nup58-like, giving the protein MGVRLIMMLLFLTVTATTAAAQAATTAAPAATTAAPAATTAAPAATTAAPAATTAAPAATTAAPAATTAAPAATTAAPAATTAAPAATTAAPAATTAAPAATTAAPAATTAAPAATTAAPAATTAAPAAATTTAAPAATTSTTTAVSATTTPTTSSPTTVTASATTTPALTIKRITFRSVKQTFTSDLADSSSPGFKDRASVLKAQLEPEFRNKFSSSFYSVKAVEFRNGSVINVLDSEFLASSPPTNDQITQALRNAASTVNGFDIETSSISVTDATSSGVSYRTSLLSAFCLVLLSWLLSNQQ